GGACAGTAGGTCACTGTCAGTAAGACATGACTTATCCAGTTACTAGCCCAGTGCTATTAACTGTGTCTACTGGGGAGAAGGCTTCAGAAAAGATGAAGAGGCTATCATGTGGCCCTTTCACACTGTAAATAAAGATGGGCAGCATGCTGTCTGTCAAGCATTTGTGTGAATTTTGCTCTGATAAAGTGTCCTGGATTCTTGTAAAAGGAAGGCATGTGACATGGCCACTTATATGCCTACTGGGGTATTTCCTTGCAGTATCAGTGAAGCAAAAGTAGTTCCCCAGAAATAAttctaataaattaaatatgcaTATACTGAGTGAATAATCAGTCCTCTCTAGAGCTTTTACAATTCTTGCTGGTGTCACCTGAAAAATGTGAACAGCAGTGCTCAAACACTGTACTCCTAACACAAGCATATCCAGCATTAGTAAAATACAAAGCAATGGAAAGAGTGGTCTTAAACTTTGAGGTGCTGAGAAGGTGGGGTATgttctgtaaaatgaaaaccccaaaactttctCTGCTGTCAACACCAAAAAGGCAGCTTGCACTTTAttaacatttataaatacaACAGCCAAGTTTTAACTGTTACATGTTTCATCTGTATTTTACATCGTTATCAGAGATAGCTGTTGACTCCTCATCACCTTTTCTCTTACAGATATTAAACAGATCCAGTGGGAAATAGAGCGTGACAAGTGGCTTCATGACCGGGATGTGAAAAGCATcatcaaaaggaagaaacagttcaggcacaaagggctaaaaaacaAGTACAAAGGCAAGAAATCAAAAAGATGAACTGGACATTTGAATGTGGACATTTTTTACAATAattattctaaaataatttttcagtcaATCACACACCTTTCTTACTTCAGTTCTTGCTGCTTAACCATGCCATTTGGTCATTCTCCCTTATACCGTGAATTCCAGACCACTCATTGGATTTGtaatacactgaaaaataggaaaatccATGTCAGCTCCAAGTGAGGCATGTCCAAAGTTGAGCCACTCTGGCTGTTTTTGTTGGATGTACAGTCCTTCAGTTCCAAGGAGTCTATCCAACAGTGACACTCCAACCACACCTCTGCATAACAGTAAACACTTCTGCAGTGTCTCCTGGGATAAGTTTTAAGCAATAATAAAATTGGGTTTGTATGAAGGATACAGCAGAAGCTTCAGCCTCCTTCTGAAGCCAACAGCTGCAAACCTACCTTCCAGAATTGATGGGAACTTCTTCTGCATTGTGTATCTGAAATCTGGCAAAAAAGATAAGTCACAGTTACTTTATCCACCATGTTTAGGGCAAATAATTAAATGCACTATTTTTCTAACTAGATTAGTTTTACCTAAGTTTGAGTTCCTTAGTTACAGCCATCATTAAATAATGTGATCTGAATTCACTTTTTTTACATTGTATTACAGACTGTATTCAGTTTATTTATGTGCAGCCCTATCATCACAGTATTTTCTAAGCTTCCTCACGATTGTGATAACCAAATACAAGCTACAGATTCACAGGAAGCTGGATGCCTCTATCAGACTGCTGTGCAAATGACAACAGGCAAAACTACTTTGCTTCCTAACACAGCCTTAGGTGTTCGCTGAATCCTCATGATGGGTGCTCTGGCAACCCAACAGAAAATCATGTAATGACAGCTTTGTGCTAGTTTAATGAGCTACAGCAGCTCACAGAAGGATCTTTCCAATGCTAGTACAAGCACAAAGAAGGCATTAAAACACACTGAGTTGTTAAAAGAGCTCATTGCACCTTCCAGAACTACACCAACTACAGCTTATCTTCTGCAAAGGCATAGAGGAACTAGGACCTAGaactgaaaaggagaaatgagaaaccaTGAATGTCCAGCACCAAGCTAGCAAGATAGGCCCATACACCTATTCTGCAGATTTcgattatatattttttaataaaaatgcaaagaaagataGCTGAAGTGTAACAGCCAGCGGGCATCTGATAAGAAATGCCAACTGACATAGCGTAGGTGAAGTTAGGCTTGAGCTACTGCTGAAATGGGTGGGCTTGTGCCCTCCAAGAAACCACAGCAGCTACCTTTTGGCTGGCACTGGCTGTGCTGGTAGCAGGACTGCTTTCTCCCACAGCTCTGGCAAACCAGCACTGCAACCTGCAGAGCCCTGAATGCAAAGTAAGACCACTGCTGCGCAGAGCACATCTTGCAGtactgagctgctgcttggcTTATTTTTGTGTTGCTGAGGTGGAGAGTCCTAAGTCTGAAAGACTTGAGGGACTGAAGCTGAATCATGAGGAAGATGATGCTGGACAACTCATGCCAGCTGGGTCTGTTGTCTACCTGGGAAATGTCAAATCACAGACCCTGTGAGACCTATACCCCAGAAGGGGTACCCCTTCAGGGATGAAAGAGGATTGATAACTACCTCATTGCAGACAGcctcatttttaaatttaaatgccCGTTTGAACTGATGCTGTTAACTATTCAAACACACAAACCCAGCTTTGTTCCTGGGGGCCATGTACTGCCTTTCAAGACTGTCTCCATGGTTTTGGCTTTGCAAAACGAAAACAGCAGCTTGTCTTTGCCAGCTATACTCGAGGTGCCGTGCAACAAGCAACACTGTGTGTGTACCTACACTAACACAAGCCGAGCCATGTCATTATTAGACCCTAATTTACAACCCCCCGCGCAGGCAGCGTGAGGTGTTCCGAAGGCGCCTCAGGCGGGGAGAAGCTCGCCCTGCCCCGGCCGCCATCCCGTCCCCCGGCCGTCCCGCCGCACCTTGGCTGCGGTCCATGGCGCGGTAGAGCAGGAAAGCGCCGAGCACCCCCACCGtctccagcaccagcagccctTTCGCCACACGCCGAGCCATTGCTGCCGCCTGGCCACAGCGTCCGTCCGCCACCGACCGTACCGGCCACACATGCGCCGTTTCCGCGCAGCGGGCTGCGCATGCGCATGCATCACCTCGCGTCTGCCTCCTGTGGTGGTAGACGGTTGAGCGCGGACGTTTGTGTTGCGGTTCCGCTGAggtgctgccctgctgcccGGCTGCGGGCTGCCACAGTGGAAggtggcaggagctgccccagTCCCATCGCTGCCTGGGCAGGCCCAGCCGGGCGGCTGCCTGGcacagtggtggtggtgggtgctggtggcagtCCGTGACCCTCGCTGGTCACCTCTGGCTGCGGGCAGCTCTCCCGACGTGGCACTGCCTGATTCTGCTGCCCAGGGACACCCGCTGTCCTGCCCTCCCTCAGTCAGCTGGGAGCTGGTGGCATGTGTGCTGCCACAGTTAAGAGGCCAGGCCAGGTTTTGTACCATGCTGAGGATCATGAGCAGGTGCTCCCCAGTAAGCAGGGGAGTAGGCCCACtccccagtgctgtgctcctgctgcttcagctggtggaggagcagtgctgtgcttcctAGGAGCCATCACTGTTCTGTCTGTTCCCTGCTAGGGGACTACACAGCTAGGTACATGAGGCTCACAGCTGTTAAAAAGGGATCCTAGTTCCTTCATGGGGATGTTGACAAAACCTGTGTCATGCGAgatcatcagggactgtagtgataggacaaggggtaatgggttcaggCTAAAATGGGAAGTTTAGGTTTGATGTAAGGAAAAAGTTccttgctgtgagggtggtgaggcactggaatgggttgcccagggaagttgtgaatgctccatccatggtggtgttcaaggccaggctggacaaagccttgggtgacatggtctagtgggaggtgtccctacccatggaTTGGAACGAGAggatcttcaggtcctttcgAACCTAATCATTCAATGATTTGGTAATTCTACCTCAGTATTCGTCTTTTTTGGTGGGAAAAAGGGTGTTAGTCCAGACTACCTTCCATATAGGGGTATTTAAAAACTAGAATGGCAGCATCCTTTCCTTGCCAGTAGTATTCTTCCGGTTCTGTAGTTttgatttcagtgttttatatCATTCGCTATCTATTTCTCTTGACTCATAGAGTGGGGCTGGCTTTATTgacaaaataaaacctcttgGGATTTTTCTTAATAGGGATTTCCTTAGTGAGATGCTATTTATTCCCATTAATGTTATGGAAGATTAGGTCTAATATTTTGCTGCTCATTCCCACAGAGTGATTAATTATTCAATTCTGTTTCCCTGGTGGCTGAGGTTGCAAGAATTACTTGCTCGCAGTGGGATTTCTTACTAAAGTAATCCTGCTCTGTAGATTGTCAGTGGACAGGATCAACTAAGGTTCCATTTCCAGAAAGGAGGGAAGgtaggagagaaagaaacataTCAAGTTTAGGGGAGGGTAGAAGTAATGCCAAGGATTTCTGCTCCACCCTTTAATAATGTCTAGTTAAAGGCCCTTACTGCATTAAACTAACAGTTTCACACCCCAGAGGTGGCAAACATGGCTGAGGATAAAAAACCTTTGTTGACAAGATAAATAAAGTGTTGGCAAAGTGTGAAGGACTTACCTTGAAGGATCTGCTTTTCTCCTAGCGGGGGACCCTATGTCCTGTCACAGTGTGCAGTGCGGAAATGTTCCAAGCTCTGGAGGACCTGGAAGCCAGAAGAGATGATATGGTGCTGGTGTCCTACCCCAGATGTGGTGAATAAGTTGCTTTCTGTGATCTACGATACTGTAACTAATGAGCTGACAcaataagaaggaaaaacaactgAATATGGGTTTATATTGTGTGAGGACATTGGGCATTGCTACTGTAGCTGAGGGCAGCAGGGTTTTGTCCAGCTTTATGTTACTCGAGCAGACTGCTTTTTAATATGGTTTATGTTTCTGGAAAGAAgttttgaaactgttttttGACTGAAGAAGTAAGACTAAAGcatactttatatatatatatagcagtGACACAAGACAACTTTGCCAGTATGATAAAGTGTATTCTGGAAAGCTTGTTAGTAATGTAATGTAGTGTAGTGTACAAAAGCAATAAAGTTATGCATTAGACTTTTTAATGAGTAGAAGGTGTTTGCTTGCAAAATTGTAAGCTGTTTTTTGGCATTATTCAATAtcagtgttgttttttgtgttttgttttgtgactGCAAAATGGTATTGAGTCAGAGGTTtgcagaaaggaggaaaggtgCAACAGGAGcagtgaaaaaacccaaacaacccacTACTTGATTTTGACCAGTTTTAGTAAATGTCAAGTGTGACATGGTTGCTTACAAGAAAGGGATGGGTTTTGCTAGTCTATGAAATCCTCCCCCAAGAATATGTTTCTTGTTTGAAACTTAAGAAGCAGAAGCGTCTTGGGTTGTTGAAGAAGGTTGTTAGAGAAAATGTGGGTCCAGGGAAGGATTTAATTTCATGAACATGGTCATGGATGCAATTTGTGCTCTAACCAGGGTGTCCTAGATCAAGGTCTCATTCAGCACACAGAATTCATGTTGGCTGGTGAGTTCTGATCTGGAAAGAGACTTTTGTATGTTTAGGAGTGTAGGAAGTATGCCTGTAATGCTTAGGGTGAATTTACAGCATCTGTGAGACAGAACACTGAACCAatagaaagagagggaaaatacaaaagaagaGAGCAAGTACAAAATATGAAATGTGCACCTTTATTTTAAGGATCCCATAATTCCTTTGGGTTCTTGTCCAGCAAAATGCTGGACACTACAAAGACCTAAAAGGTCATTGTCACAGCTTAGCTTTGATTTCTCATCGAGTTTGGAAGAGTTCAGACATGGAGCTGTGATGCTGATTGACTTTGAGGTTTAGTAACTCGGTGAACCTCTCCTGCTTAGGGAAAAGGATCAGTAGATAAAGATCTCACACTGCTAATGCTGGGCAGTTTGTGGTAGgtcagtgtcatggtttaagccagTAGGTGATTTAGAGACTAGGAATTTTAGCTGTATCAACTGAAGCTTTTTgttaaaatttgtatttgtgCACATGCAGTTAATACTGGGCAGATGAGGACATGGATTTGGAAACAATGCTTTTGGCTCTGATCTGTATATAAATGGAAGAATtatataaatcatagaatcatacagtgTATTATAAGTAAGTATGATTGGGTGGTATATAAATGCAATATTCTAAGACATTGTGAAATGTGCACACATTGTATAAACATTACTGTACTATACTGACATATCAGCTTCTTCCATTCAAGCATCCTGAGGCACTTTGTGTAGTATGGGGTGGAAGTTACTCTGTTCTGGGAATAACTTTCCACTAAAAGCATGAGGTTAAAGCTGTTTGTATTGCGTGTTCCCTGCTAGTGCCTCTGGCAGCTGTGTTCACAGGGGACTTTCAGCGTGCAGGAGGCGGCAGCTCCGCAGCTCCATCTATGTGGGCCCGGTGGGAAGCCTTCCAAATCACCTCCCCATAAGGATGCAGGGAGGGTGCTGCGGGCCAAGGTGAACACACTGTTCCCTCGCTTGGTCTTGCCGGCGATCGGCAGAGTATCAGAGGAGCAAATGTGATTCCTGGAAACCTCGTGGAAACAGGCACCATGGCACAGCTCCAGGAACTGTCCACAGGCTCACACTGGAAGAGGATCcagtatgggggggggggctttgcTGCAAGATCCCTTCCAAAGGGTCAGAAGTGGGGAGAATGCAGGTGTCCAGTGGGTAACAGCTCTTCTAGCACTTGTTCTGGTGTGCACTTTGTAGAGACAGCAATAGGCACAGAGGACAAGTGTTAGCAGTGATATTGAATAGGTGACTGTATTCTGTCCTTGACCTAGGGCAGTAGAGAGAGGCAGGTGCTGCCCTTTGCAAAATGAGCAAAGCTGCTTGCTCGCTCCTTCCCTCTCCTATCTAGAACCTTCCCAGGTGCTTCTGCAAAAGACAGGAAAGCTCCTGTTATTGTCTGGTACTGTTTAATGAACATAGTAAAACAATGTTAAGTGCATTGTTGATCTACTTCTGCCCCCTTACCACATACCGGTTACAAGTGAGCCCTTGGTCACAGttaagaagctgctgaggatCTCATTAATGGAaggcattattttatttataatgagAACTTCATATTTGAGAACTTCAATACTATTTGTCATTTGATGACTGTATTATGCTGAATTAAGCCATGTAATGAGAAGGCTCTGGGATCTTATATAAACCTCTGctatgtttcattttgttctctGGGTTTCTTAGTGCAGGTGTGAACTAGCTCATCAagattttaagtgttttgaTATTTACAGCTCTCCAGAGTAAACTTGTGAGCACAGAACTACCATTTATTGAATGTGGAGATACAGGTAAATACCAGGTTAGTGAAAAGAAGCTATTGAACTACTTAAAGtctgttgttttctctctcctgcacCCCCGCACACAAGTTATTAAAATGAAGTCATGCAGcaagtaaaaatatttctcctgagagggaaaaaatgatAATCTGGGATGACTAATGCCTTTTGATTAGGGGCTGTTTCACACAAGCGACTCTCACAAATCATTGCTGCACTCATTTAATAAACCTGTTCTCACTTATGGTTCTGTTTATTTCTAAAGAGATGAAGCAGATTCCATCTCCAAGGATTTTGGCAACACATCTGAATTATGACTGCCTTCCCAAGTCTGTTTTCAAGAACAAAGCCAAGGtgggctttttcctttttccaagaACAAGCCTCATCTCTCTGACAGTGCCAGCATGCAGAATTGATCTGGGACCACATCCTTTTCTTGCACTCAAGCAGGTCGCACTGGGGAAAAGCAGCTTGGAGACAATGGGAGTCGTATGATGCCTAGGCTAGTTTAGCACCCTCTATGATTTATAGTAGCCTTAGTGGTGCTGTAGTTGACATAAAAAGAACAGATCTAGAGGCTGTTGCAGTGCTCAGAAATGGCTGGAGTGTcacactttccttttttatattaCTCTTTTCTATGCATAACCATAGTGGGAATCAACGTAGCAGCAGTATCTCTGGGACATTGGCTGTCTTCTTGCAAAGAATCACACTGTTAAAACTTCAGTATTCCTGATACTTAGTCACTGATCAGTGAAGGATACATAACACTCTCGAGATGTATTGCAGATGAAGGAAATAACTGGTTAAGGTATGAGGATTTGTTCCATGTTTCACTGGTATTTCACTGTCCTGtaagagacaagaaaaaatataaagtgtATAGCaaaaaatttaaatatgtataaGGTGTTTTCAGAAGTGTTCATGCTTCTCTGAGGATTACAGTTTCTTAGGATTTCAAGAACATTATTGCCATGCTTTGAAAAATGGGAGATGTTTGTAACAGCTGCAGTTTTCTCAAGGAGAGTCGAACAGAGGTTTTTCTAGCAGAGGGCTGGCAAATGGTTGCTTACAGCTTATCCCAAATCTTATGGGATAGTATTCAATCACAATATTACAGTTTTCCCAGTTGCTTCTTTCTACAATTGCTTCATGACATAAGCAAATCTTGGAAGTTGTAAGAAGATCTTTATTGTGTTCATGTCGTAGGTTTGTTCTCCATGCCTTAACTAATAAAGTATTTTGTAGCCCCCAGTATATTATTGATTGCAGAATGTTTGGTTATATTCTCATTTTGGTTGCCAGGGGAAATAAGTGATCTAAACTTGTTGACTTCTTTCTCCCACTCCGGATACTAGTGTTGTTTTGAAACCCTAAAGATAcagctgtttcatttttccatttccacaACAATGTGCCAGGCATCCCCAGTTACAGCTCTTGGGATGAGTTCTTCTCAGAGTTCATGAATGGGAAAGGTATTGTTGCAGTTACTGAATGTATTTGAagcaacatcagaaaaaaaggataaaattaaaaacaactaAATGGGGCCGTTGGGAAAACAGCTGTGTCATAATTAGTTTACTGATGGCCATATGTCATGATAAAGGAGGCAGCTGAATGCCACAATGGGGAAAATGTCCAAAAGATTCTTTGCTTCTGGGTATTTTGCTCTTCCAAGCAAGGGTAAGGTAGTTGCATGGCAGCTGGACAATAGCATTGGGTCAACATTCTGCCACTTAGTGATGAAGGAAATGCTACAGATCCAAAGTGTTAATAAAATGACAGTTTGATGACTACTGTTTCTGAACATGAGGCCAAACACCTCATTAGTAACCCAGAGTTTGGGTTTAGACCGATGTCTGGCTTTGGATTTTAGGAGATGTTTAAATGACAATAAATAACAGATGGGAAGCACTTggttaaattaatatttctgtgtGGAAACTGTTTACCTGTaaaaagtccagaggaagcctcTGTCATTCTGTTGTATGGTAGCACAGAAAGGGCAGGCTGTTCCATTCCTTTGCATGGATGAGAAATAAGTACCcagtaagaaaagaaagtcacgatgatgcttttttttcttcttgacagTCAGCTGGGGATCCTGTTTTGATCATGCAGTCACCTGGAACAAACACATTGAGGATGAGAATACTATGATTGTAATATATGAAGACCTGGAAGAGGTAAAGCAGTTGCTATGAACTGACAGGCAAAACACATCTGAGCCCATTACTTGAAATTTGCTGAAATTAACAGGAAAATTCCATAAACCTGTGTTTCTGAAAGAGCAAAATCAAGTTGAATTGAGAGACAGCTTGAGTCTGGCTATACAAAAGCTGAGCTCCAGCGTAATGCAGAAAACACggtgaagaaaaatgtattgttaATAGATGATAGCAATGCACATCCCAAGTGAGTAACTCCTTTATTAGAGTAAGCATAATGCATGTTTCCCTTTCACTGTATTGCTTTTAGAACCTGACTGCCAGTGTAAAGCAGATAGCTGAGTTCTTTGGAGTTTCTCCAATGGCAGAACAGATGCAGTCCAGACAGGGCCACTTTCCAGGCAGTGAAGGATAAAGCTCAGGAGATTCATGGTGCTGTTGGCTCATTTCTTTTCCGCAAAGGCAAATTTGTATTTTGCCAGGATGGTGAATGGTAGCACTACATCTTGAGCAGACAGGAGTTTGGGTCAGTAGATGGTTACATACAATTTTCAAGGTTGGGAGTTGTTTAAGAAATGCACTTTAAGAAATGCACTAAGAAATTCAGGACACTGTCACTTGATTTCCTCACAAGGGCCAGTATTTTTGTTAAAGCCCTATATGATATGATAAGCAGAAGTGCCCTACATGTAGGACACCTTCAGTCATGGCATGCAGTAAGAGTTTATTTTGGCTTCTGTGAGTGCTGGGGATGGCCTGGCATTGGGTCTACAGAATGCCTCCgttgatttttcttcttgggTTTTCTAAATAGCCCATGTCATTGCCTAGGAGCCTTAGTCAGCATGTGGAATCCAGACACTACACAGACTGAGCTATGTCTTTTACCCATGGATCAAGCTAGAGCTGTAGACTCAGATAGCCTCAGACTGTGGGCTCTCCAAAATCTAAATTCAATGTAAACTGTACCTTAGGGGAGCGCACAAAGCTCTTGCTGTTAGAAGCCGTATCTCTGAACCTTCTGGATTGTTTTCACAAGTGCTGGTCATCTTACAGTCTTGTGCAGCTGTACAAGGCACATGCCAAAGCTATGAAGGCAGACCAGTAGCTTCCTATGTTTACTTTATGTTCATATTCTATTGAGGACACCAAGCAGAAGGCAAACATAAGAGTTTCTTTCTTGAgtcagagatttattttttttttcttgcagactccccccccccaaaaaaaaaatcctgcatgTTTTAAATCATGCTCCTTGGTACTTACAGTCAAGggtaatattttacttttctttatatAACAGGTGGTGGAGACTGGAAAAATCTTTTCACTGAAGCTCAGAACCGGGAAATGGATGCCAAATTCAAAGTGTGCTTAGAAGGAACTAAGCTGGGAGCAAAGTTAAAATAC
This window of the Melopsittacus undulatus isolate bMelUnd1 chromosome 3, bMelUnd1.mat.Z, whole genome shotgun sequence genome carries:
- the SULT6B1 gene encoding LOW QUALITY PROTEIN: sulfotransferase 6B1 (The sequence of the model RefSeq protein was modified relative to this genomic sequence to represent the inferred CDS: inserted 2 bases in 1 codon; substituted 3 bases at 3 genomic stop codons), with translation VDKINKVLAKCEGLTLKDLLFSXRGTLCPVTVCSAEMFQALEDLEARRDDMVLVSYPRCGVNXLIKILSVLIFTALQSKLVSTELPFIECGDTGKYQVKMKQIPSPRILATHLNYDCLPKSVFKNKAKILVLFXNPKDTAVSFFHFHNNVPGIPSYSSWDEFFSEFMNGKVSWGSCFDHAVTWNKHIEDENTMIVIYEDLEENLTASVKQIAEFFGVSPMAEQMQSXDRATFQAVKDKAQEIHGAVGSFLFRKGGGDWKNLFTEAQNREMDAKFKVCLEGTKLGAKLKYNVYCKV